From the genome of Natrinema marinum:
CCCCGTCGCCGGCTTGCCCCTCATGGCCGAGCATCGGCTCGAGCGCGCCCCGCTTCCCCCAGCGCTCGCGCTCGAGGAGTTCGATACCGTTGACGACGGCCTTGCGGAAGGCCTCGTCGTAGGTGAACTCGAACGTCGCGCTCGCGCGCTCGGCGAACCGTCCCGCGAACGAGCCGGTTCGTCGCGTCCCCATCGGCGGCAGTTCGACCGTGGCGGCGTAGGTGCCGTCTGCCGGGAGGACGATATTATCGCCGAAGTGAACCCCCATCTCCTGGGAGAGCATGGGCCACAGCGACAGCGTTCGCCGCCAATCGTCGCCGCCGTCGGTTCGCTCGAGCGCGACTCGAGGCCCGAGATCGAAGGGAATCACCGTCTCCGTCTCGGGATCCCAGACGGTGCACATCAGGTGGACGCCCCGCCCCGCTTCGGGCTCGACGAGTTGGCGCTCGGCTCCGGTGACGAGCCAGAACGGGTGCGGGTACGAGAGCATCGGTGCCACCCGGTAGTCGCCGGCGTCGACCGGCTCGAGGACGCGCATTGACTTGCGGTGGCCGGGGAGATAGACGGCCGCTGGCGGGTCCTCGATCCGGGGAATGGACGGAGTGTCCGTGACGGAGCCACCGCTCCCGCCGTCGGGTTCGCCGTCGTCGCTCTCGTTTCCCTCGCCGCCCGGAGCGGCACAGCCGGCGAGGACTATCGCACTCGAGAGCGCGGTCGCCCGCCGGAGGAAGGTTCGTCGATTCATATCACTGGTTCACATCCGCCTCGAGGCGGGGTCCGGTCGCTCAGTAGTGCCAGGGGTAGTCGTCGAAGTCCGGGTCTCGCCCCTCCACGAAGGCGTCGCGGCCCTCTTTGGCCTCGTCGGTCATGTACCCCAGCCGCGTCGCCTCGCCGGCGAACACCTGCTGGCCGACCATACCGTCGTCGGTCATGTTGAACGCGTACTTGAGCATCCGCATCGCCGTCGGGCTCTTGGCGTTGATGCGTTCGCCCCACTCGAGGGCGGTCTCCTCTAACTCTTCGTGTGGCACCGCTTCGTTGACCATGCCCATCTCCGCGGCCTCCGCGGCGTCGTAGGTTTTCCCGAGGAAGAACACCTCGCGGGCCTTCTTCTGGCCAATCTGTTTCGCGAGGTAGGCCGAGCCGAAGCCGGCGTCGTAGCTGGCGACGTCGGGGTCGGTCTGGAGGAACTTCGCGTGCTCTTCGCTCGCGAGGGTGAGATCGCAGACGACGTGCAACGAGTGGCCGCCGCCGACGGCCCAGCCCGGCACGACGCAGACGACCACTTTCGGGATGTGACGGATCAGCCGCTGGACCTCGAGGATGTGCAGTCGCCCTTGTTCGGACGCGCGCTCCTCATCACCTTCGTACTGGTAGCCGTCTTCGCCGCGGATCGTCTGGTCGCCGCCGGAACAGAACGCCCAGCCGCCGTCTTTCGTCGAGGGGCCGTTGCCCGTCAGCAGGATACAGCCCACGTCGGTCTGGCGCTTGGCGTGATCCAAGGCGTCGTAGAGTTCGTCGACCGTTCCCGGCCGGAAGGCGTTGCGCACGTCCGGCCGATCGAACGCGATCCGGACCGTCCCGGAGTCTATCGCCCGGTGGTAGGTAATGTCCCTGAACTCGTCGTTCAGCGCGGCCGGCTCCCACTGCTCGGGGTCGAAGAGTTCCGATACCATTTGCTCGAGTGTGGTCGGCGGCGGCAGAAATAGATTCGCGTCTCGAGCGGAGCCAACCCGAGGCGGCTGTCGGGGGCCACCGTGGCGTCGGTCAGGCGCTGGCGGCTTCCGCACCGTCGTAACCGGAGAACCGAACCCAGACCGCGAGCAGGCTCGGCAAGACGAGGACGCTCGCGAGGAAGGCGTAGCCGATCGCGACGCTCGTGACGAAGCCGAACCGTTGGAGCGACGGGACGAGCGCGAGCATCAGAACGCCGAAACCGGCCGTGGTCGTGGCGGCGCTGGCGAGCAACGCGCCCCCGGTTCCGCGGACGGTCCGCCGGAGCGCCGCGATGCTGTCGCCGCGGTACTCCTCGACGAACCGCTCACCGATGTGGATGGCGTAGTCGACGCCGATGCCGATGCCGATCGCCGCGATGATGGCCGTCTCGGAGGTAAAGGGGATTCCGGCGAGGTACATGGTCCCGAACAGCCACGCCTGCGCGAGGACGACGGGGGCCAGCACGACCGCACCGAGGCCGAGCACCCGATAGCGGAGCCAGAAGATCGCCGTCAGGAAGGCGACGATGACCCCGAACGTGATGAGGAATCCGTTGACCAGCGTCTGCACCAGACCCCGTTGGACGAGTTCTTCGATGATCGGTTGCCCGGTCGCCGTCACCGTCAGTTCGGTCTCGCCTTCCATCGTGGTCGCGACCGCGCGCATCTCCTCGGTGACGGTCCCGGTGTCTGCCGCGCCGGAGAGCCCCACGGAGAGCCGGAGCGAGCGGTACTCTCCGCCCTCGCGGTGGATCGTGGCCTCGGCCGCGGCCGGATCGGCCGCGTAGACGGCGTCGTAGATCGCGGTCAGGTTCTCGTCAGGAACGCCGTCGCCGTCCGTATCCGACTCCGCGACCATGTTGGCCACGGTCTCGTTCGTCGCGGCGACCGACTCGATCGTCTCGAGCGGCCCCGTCACCTGCAGATTCCCGTCGGCCAGCACTACCGCCGAAGACGTGTTGCGGAGGTCGTCCCTGCCGGCCGCGAGCCGCTCGAGCGTCGCCGGGTCGGTGACCGGCCCCTCGATTAGAAACTCGGCGCGCGATCGATCGCGCGCCTGCGCGAAGTTCGTGTTGATGTACTCGGCGTTCGACCGGAGCTGGTAGTCACTCGGCTGGAACGAGTCCGGCAGCGAGTCCATCCAGGCCGGCGAGTCCCGCGGGAGGAAGTCCGTCTGGTCGATGGACGTATCGATGTCCGTCGCGGCGGCACCGCCGGCCGCGCTCAGGACGAGGGCGACGGCGATGACGACGTACGGCGCGCGCTGGGCGATGTCGGCACCGACGCCGAGCAGGCGTCCCGCGGCACCACCGCGGCCGAACGCGCGCGTCTGCCGGGAGAGCCCGATCCGTCGTAGGAGGCCGTCGAGCTCGAGTTTCAGCGCCGGCAGCAACAGGCCGAAGACGAGAAACGCCGCGGCGATGCCGACGGCGCTGACGATCCCGAACTCCTGGATCGACTGAAGCGGGCTGACCGCGTTCGAGAGGAAGCCCACGGCCGTGGTAAACGTGGCCGCGCCGATGGCGACGACGACGCCCGCGAGGCCGCGTCGCATCGCCACTTGCGGCGACGCGTCGGGATCGTCGACCATCGCCTCGCGATAGCGCATCACGACGTGGAGCGCGTAGTCGATCGAGAGCCCGATCAGCAGAAACGGAACGGCGATCAGGATCTGCGTGACGCCGATACCGGCCCAGCCCATGAAGCCGGCCATCCACGCGAGCACGAGGACGACGCCGAGCAGCCCGAGGGCCACGTCGAAAACGTCTCGATAGGCGATCCCGAGCACGCCCAGAATCAACAGGAGTGCGACCGGCGAGATCAGCGCGAAGCTCTCGCCGGTCGCCTGCGTGCTCTCCTCGTCGACGATCCCGGCACCGAAGACGAAGCTCTCGGCCGAGATACGTTCCGAGGACAGCTCCTGCAACTCGAGTTGGGCGTCGACGACGGCCGGCGGGAGGTCGTCACCGGTCGCGTCGCTCGTATCCTGGAACACGAACAGGACGCGCCCCGACGCCGTCGTCGATCCCTGTTCGTAGTCGGTCGGCAGCAGCGAGTAGGGGTCGACCGGTCCAGCAGCGCTCGAGCCGGGCGTCAACACCCGTTCGACGGTCGCCTCGACCTCGCGTTCCGACATGGACTCGAGTTGCGAGATCTGCGCCGAAAGCGACGGCGTCGCCGTGCCGGCTCCGGCGTTCGCCCCCTCGGCGCCGGTTTCGTTGCCGGCCTGTGATTGCCGAATGGCCGTCGTCGCGACGACGTTCGAGAGCCCGACCATCGGCCGGCGCTCCCGCAGCGTCGCGTTCACCGCTGGATCGTCCGTGACGGCTTGCTGGAAGCGCAACGTCTCGAGGAGGGATTGCTTCGAGAGGACGTTGTCGCCCCGGACGACGACCTGAACGACCGTCGCGTTTTCGCCGTCGGTCGTGAAGTTCTCCCGAAGCGCGTCGTACTTCTCGGCCTCCGTCGAGTCGCTTTCGAAGCTCGCGATCGACAGCCCCGAATCGACGCTCCCCGCCCCGCTGCCGACGATCAGCGTCAGTATCAGCATCACCGCGATGACGGTTTTGCTGTGGGCAGTGACGAACGCCGCGTACCGCTCGGCTGGGTTCATTACCGCTCCGTTCCGGGCCAGCGAACATAAGTGTTGTAGAATTCTACTAAATATGTGTGTGGGCGGAAATCCCCGCTACTGATAGCCCCGCCGGTCGAAGAGCCGATCGACCGACCGAGAGAGCCGGTCTCCCGACGCCATCCATGAGCACACAAGACGCGGTCGCGGCGCTGAAACGACTCGGACTCCCGAACTACGAGGCGCGCGTGTTCGTCGCCCTCCAGCAACTGGGAACGGGGACCGCCCAGGAGGTCAGCGATGTCTCCGACGTGCCCCGCTCGCAGGTCTACGGCGCGGCCGACGACCTCGTCGAGCGGGGCCTCGTCGAAGTCATCGAATCGTCGCCGAAGCAGTACCGGCCGGTGAGCCTCGCCGCGGCTCGAGAACAGCTGACAGATCGCCTCGAGCGCGAACGGGAGCGCGCCTTCGAGAACCTCGCCGACCTGCGGACGGAGTCGTCGGGGCGCGAGGACGACGGCTCCGTCTCGACGCTTCGGGGCCGTCAGCCCATCGACGATCGAATCGCGGAACTGGTCGGGACGGCCGACTCGAGCGTCGTCTTCGTCGCACCCGAGGGCGATTCCCTGTCCGATCGGATCGAAACGGCGCTTCGCGATCGAGCGACGCAGGGCGTGTTCGTCACGGTCGTGACGGCCGAACAGTCGGAACGCGAACGCTTCGCCGATAGCCCGATCACGGTCATCGTGATGGACGAGGACAACCCGGCCGATTTCGCGGGACGTGCGCTCATGGTCGACGAGGAGACCGTGTTGTTGTCGGTCGCCACCGACGACGAGGTCGTCGACGAGGAGGCGATGTGGACCGCCGGCAGCAGCATCGGCCGTATTTTAGCGCAGTTCATGCAGTCCGGGATCGAATCCGGCCGGGACCGGAACCCGTAACGCTTGCGAGCGACCGCTCCCGGCCACTCGACTCGGCGAGTCGTGTCGAATTCGCTCGGTTCTCGGACCGAGCGACGACGCTGGTTGAACCGATTTCGTGACTGATGGCCTCGAGCCGACGGAATTCGGCCGGTACTGTGTTTCGAAGCCACCCGCTGTCTCGTCTCGCGATCGGCGAATTTGATATAGCGCTACTTAGTTTACGAGTCGGAAGGGCGTCACACGCGGACTCGGACGCACCGAGTGGTGTGACTAGCAGTCACCGACGACAGTCTGTTCGTCCGAGTGATTTTTTATCTGGCCGTCCAATCGAGCACGCGATGGGCGAGACGTACTACGACGTGCTCGGAGTCGACCCGGGCGCGACGGTGGACGACATCGAGTCGGCCTACCGCGACCGCGTCCTCGAGACCCATCCGGACCACTCCGACGCCCCCGACGCCGCAGAGCGGTTCCAGCGGGTTACGACCGCGCGGTCGGTCCTCACCGACGGCACGGAACGGGCCCGCTACGACCGACTCGGCCACGAGGCGTACGTCGATCTCGCCCAGGGGACAACGTTCGGCGGCAACTCGAGCGACGCCGACGAGTCGGAGGCGTCGACCTCGTCGACCGGTCGAGCGAACGCGGAGACGGACGCGACTGACTCCGGAACCACCGATTGGACGCGCGAACAGGCGCGGCAGGTGCGGGACGACGGGACGACCGAGGGGTCCGACCGCGGGCGGAGCCACCACGCTCGCCAGCGGGCCGAGCGACAGCACCGCCGAAAAAAGCGGCGCGCGGCGGGCGAGTGGCCGTTCGACGGCGAGCGAGTTACCGGAACGCGTTCGAGTTCGCGGACGTCGGCGGCGGCCGAACCCGACGGCTCGACCGGGAACGGAGCCGATGGGTTTCAGTACTCCGTCCACGACTGGGACGGCGACATCGATCTCGAGTGGGACAGGACCCGGATCGATCGGACGACGGCGATCACGGTCGCGGCCGTCGTCCTCTGTTATCCGCTGTTCGTCGTCGCGAGCCTCTCCTCGCTGTTTTCGCTCGCCGTCAACGTCGTCGTCGCCGCCTGTACCCTCGTCTTGATAGGATATCTCCTCACGATGCCGCGAATCGCGATGGCGGTCTTCGGCGCTTGGAGCGTCCTCTTTCCGGCCGCGATCGTCGGCTTCTCACTCGTCGAACCGATCTCTCTGGCGGGAGTATTCGCGCTCGGGTTCGCCTGGGTGCCGCTTGGCTACGCCGTCGCGTTGTGGTGGACGCTACGTCCGTAACGTCAAAATCGGCCGCTGGCGACCGCTACGAGTCGGCAGCGGAGCTGTCGTCGAACGTCTTCGCGACTGCTTCCGTGACGCGCTCGTCGAGTTCCTCCCGCCGACGGTGGCTCGTCGCCGAGTCGAATTCGACGGCGAGCACCTGTGTCCCGCTACGTTCGAGCGAACGTCGATACGCGTCGTCGAAGTCGGCCGGGGTGACGGACTCGAACTCGAGGTCGTAGAACGCCGCGAGGTCGTCGAACTCGAGCCCGTGCGGCGTCTTGAACTGGTCGGTAAACGGTGGCTCGAACCCTTCGATCGGCAGTTTATGGAAGATACCGCCGCCGTCGTTGTCCAGCAACACGATCGTGGCGTCCACGTCGCAGCGGCCGACCGCGAGCAGCCCGTTCGAGTCGTGGTAGAAGGCCAGGTCGCCGGTCACGAGCACGAGCGGGTCGTCGGTGGCGCTGCCGGCCCCAAGCGCCGTGCTCGCGATGCCGTCGATGCCGCTGGCACCGCGGTTCGCGAGGACGGTAAGGTCGGCGCGTCGGGGTCGACCGAACCGGTCCGCGTCCCGGATCGGCATGCTGTTCGAGACGAACACCGTGGCCGGATCCGGCGCGTTCGCAAATACCGAGGCGAGCACTGCCCCTTCGAACGGCGCCTCCTCGAGCGCGTCCGCGGCGACGGCCTCGTCGCGGATCGCCCAGTGGCGGCGTTCGGCCGCGTCGAACCGCGCGCGCCACGCGTCGTCGCTCGGCGCTCGCGGGTCCGCCCCGCGGTCGCCACCGGAATCGCCGTCGGCGAGCGCCTCGAGCAGTCCGTCGACGACGGCCCCCGGCTCGGCGGCCAGGAGGTCGGTCGCGGTGAACGTCGCCTCGCGCCAGGCGCCCGCGGGATCGATCAGGAACTGTCGCGCGTCGGCGTCTCGAAGCCAGTGGCGGAGCGGTTTCGAGGTGGGCGAGGCGCCAACGCGGAGGACCACGTCCGGCTTCGGGATCTCGGTGACGTAGGCGTCGTAGCCGCCGTAGACCGACCGCGTTCCCCCGGTAGCGCTTTCGTCGCCGTCCGTCCCCTTTCGCTCGATATGCGACCCGAACCGCAGCCCCGAGAGCGGGTCTGCGAGAACGGGCGCGCCGAGTCGGTCGGCGAGTTCGGTTACGGCCGCCGGCTCGAGCCGCGAGAGGTCGGCCGGATCTGCTGGACCCGCGACGAGTAGCGGCCGGTCCGCGGCCTCGAGCGTCCGCAGGAGCGTTCGGAGATCGCCGTCGTCGAGCGTTCGCGTCCCGCCGGATGTTTCGACGAACGACCCGTCTCGACCCTGTGCAGCCGTCGTCTCGGCGAAGGAGTCCGGCACGTCGCCGGGCACGTCGATCGGCTCGAGGGGCTTGCGGAACGGACAGTTGAGGTGAACCGGGCCCGGCGCCACGCCAGTCGTTTCCGACAGCGCACGCGCGGCTGTCGTCCGCAGACTGCGGATTTTCCGCTCGTCGGGTTCGGGCTCGGGCAGTTCGGCGTACCACCGAACCGCGTCGCCGTAGAGTTTGACTTGGTCGACGGTCTGGTTCGCGCCGCTATCGCGGAGCTCCGGGGGCCGGTCGGCGGTCAGCACGAGCAGCGGTACGCGGGCTCGGTCGGCCTCCATGACGGCGGGGTGGAAGTTCGCCGCCGCCGTCCCCGAGGTACAGACAAGCGCCGTCGGCTCGCCGGTTCGACGGGCGCGACCGAGCGCGAAGTAGGCCGCGGAGCGCTCGTCGAGATGCGAGTAGACGTCGATCTCGGCGTGCTCGGCGAACGCGACCGTCAGCGGCGTCGACCGGCTGCCGGGGGCGATACAGACGGCCTCGAGCCCCCCGTTCGCGAGTTCGTCGACGAGGACGCGACCCCACAAGGTCGCGCGGTTCGGTGCAGTCATCGGAGTTCGTCCAGGATCGGTCGGAACTTCAACTGTACTTCGTCCCACTCCTCGTCGGGGTCGCTGTCGGCGACGATCCCGTTGCCCGCAAAGAGCGTCACCGCCCCGTCGGCCGCGACGCCCGAGCGGATGCCGACCGCGAACTCGCCGTCGCCGGCGGCGTCGAACCAGCCCACCGGCGCGGCGTACCAGCCCCGATCGAACGTCTCCGTCTCGCGGATCGTCTTCCAGGCCGCGTCCGGCGGTACGCCGCCGACCGCGGGCGTGGGGTGGAGCGCCTCGACGATCTCGAGGACGTGGCGATCACCCGGCAGTCGCGCCTCGATCGGCGTCTGGAGGTGCTGGATGGTTGCCAGCTTCCGGATCGTCCGCTCGCTGACGGTGAGTTCGCGCGCGAGCGGGGCGAGTTGCTCCCGGATGGCGTCGACGACGAGCCCGTGTTCGTGCCCAAGTTTCGCGTCGGCTCGCATCCGCTCGGCGTACGCTTCGTCTTCGTCGGGAGTGTCTCCCCGCGCCACCGAGCCGGCGAGCGCCTCCGTCTCGACGCGCTCCCCGCGTTTCGACACCAGCCGTTCCGGTGGTGCGCCGAAGAACGTGCCGCTGTCGCCGTGGCCCACCAGAAACCGGTAACAGTTCGGGTATCGGCGGCCCAGCCGCTCGAGCGTCGCCGGCACGTCGACCGACCCCTCGAGGTCGACCGACAGGGCCTGTGCGAGCACCACCTTCGTCAGTTGGCCGTCGGCGATCCGCTCGAGCGCGGTCTCGACCTGCCGGGCCCACTGCTCGCGGGAAGTCGTGCGCGTCGTCGAACGGACGCCAGGAGTCGAGCCGCTCGCGTTCGGTTCCGTCGTCGACGCCGTCAGCAGTTCGTGCCAGCGCTCGAGGCGGTCTGCAGCCTCGTCGCCGCTTCCGACGGTCGTCAGCCACGTTCCGTTGTCGGTTCGGCTGACTTGCACTCGCGGGACGACGAACGACGCGGCGGGAAAGCCGGTCCACGGCGGGTCCGGCTCGTGGCCGTCGTGAAACGAGAATCCGCCGAACGCCCGCGGGCGGGCCTGTGGGGGGCCGTCGTGTGCGATCCCGTCGAACAGCCGGCTCGCCCGCGTCCGAATACGATCGAATCGGTCGGGGCCGTCCGCCCGGATGCGGGCGGCGACCCCCCGGCCGACGATCGCGAGTCCGTCGGGCGCGGCCCACTGGACGCGCGTCTCGGTGTCGTCCTCGAGCAGCGCCTCGACCGCGGCGCCCTCGAGTTCGCGACACCGGCTGACCAGTTCGGCGGGTCGGTCCGCCGAGTCCGCACCGCCAGCAAGCCGACTCTCGCCCGACGATCGGTCCATCGACCCCACGTCAGGACCGCCACGCCTTCAGCCTAACTATTCGGCGAACGGAACGGTCTAGCTGTACCGCTCTTCCTCCCACGGGTTCGCCGTCCGCGAGTACCCGCGTCGCTCCCAGTACCCTCGTTCGGAGTCGGTGAGGAACTCGACGCCGTCGACCCATTTCGCGCCCTTGTAGGCGTACTTGTGCGGCGTGACGACCCGGAGCGGCCCGCCGTGATCGGTGGGGAGCGCCTCGCCGTCGAACCCGGAGGCGAACAGGACCTCCTCGCGCATGCAGTCCTCGAGGGGCAGGTCGGTCGTGTAGTCGTCCAGCGCGGCGAACATGACGTGGACCGCGTCGTCGTGGACGCCGGCGCGCTCGGCGAGTTCCGGGAACGGAACGCCCGTGAACTCGCAGTCGAACTTGCTCCAGCCGGTCACGCAGTGAAAGTCCTGTCGCTGGGTGACGCTTGGGAGGTCGCGAAACTCGTCCCACGAGAGCGTCAGTTCATCGTCGACCGCGCCCGTAACGGTGAACTCCCACGTGTCGGGATCCCACTCCGGCGTCCGGCTTTTCGAGAGGACGGGAAACTCGGTCGTCTCGCGCTGTCCCGGCGGCAGTCGCTCGTCGCCGAACTCCCGATAGAGATCGGTCACGTCTGTCGCATCCATACTCGAGGCTACGCCCCGATCACCGTAGATGTGACGCCGTCGATCGACCGTCGACGGGTCCGGGACCGCTCCGGCCGGCCGTCGGTACGCGTTCGCACGAAGAAAGGCGAGATTGCGGCCACCGCACCGCCATCGAAACGGTCAGTTTGGCAGTGTATTAGGTGGTTTCCGGTGAAACCCTCGTCATCCCTTAGTACGGTCTTCCCGACTCTCCCGTTGCATGGCGAGCAGACAACAGCTAACGGAACGGGAAGTCACCGAACAGGAACCGGAAGAGATCGGAGAACAGGCGATGGGCCCGGCGTTCGTCGCGTCGGCGGCCTCGGTCGGCCTCTCGCTGTATTATTACTTCATTCGGGGTGAACGCCAGCTCGGGACGTTCGTCGGTCTCTGGCCCCCGACGATCCTCGCGTTCGCGAGCTACTT
Proteins encoded in this window:
- a CDS encoding DUF7350 domain-containing protein produces the protein MNRRTFLRRATALSSAIVLAGCAAPGGEGNESDDGEPDGGSGGSVTDTPSIPRIEDPPAAVYLPGHRKSMRVLEPVDAGDYRVAPMLSYPHPFWLVTGAERQLVEPEAGRGVHLMCTVWDPETETVIPFDLGPRVALERTDGGDDWRRTLSLWPMLSQEMGVHFGDNIVLPADGTYAATVELPPMGTRRTGSFAGRFAERASATFEFTYDEAFRKAVVNGIELLERERWGKRGALEPMLGHEGQAGDGAGGDGNPAARIPYSALPPAGEYPGTRLTEPSAASGADSADGLPTSGDAAFVVTLLESGSRLADGDDRYLLVSPRTPYNRVPLANASLRAVVSRDGSTVVDQPLEATLDGELGFHYGLSLADIRAGDSVLIVVDSPPQTARHQGYETAFFEMEPLELSVPDTIAAEG
- a CDS encoding 1,4-dihydroxy-2-naphthoyl-CoA synthase; translation: MVSELFDPEQWEPAALNDEFRDITYHRAIDSGTVRIAFDRPDVRNAFRPGTVDELYDALDHAKRQTDVGCILLTGNGPSTKDGGWAFCSGGDQTIRGEDGYQYEGDEERASEQGRLHILEVQRLIRHIPKVVVCVVPGWAVGGGHSLHVVCDLTLASEEHAKFLQTDPDVASYDAGFGSAYLAKQIGQKKAREVFFLGKTYDAAEAAEMGMVNEAVPHEELEETALEWGERINAKSPTAMRMLKYAFNMTDDGMVGQQVFAGEATRLGYMTDEAKEGRDAFVEGRDPDFDDYPWHY
- a CDS encoding efflux RND transporter permease subunit, whose protein sequence is MNPAERYAAFVTAHSKTVIAVMLILTLIVGSGAGSVDSGLSIASFESDSTEAEKYDALRENFTTDGENATVVQVVVRGDNVLSKQSLLETLRFQQAVTDDPAVNATLRERRPMVGLSNVVATTAIRQSQAGNETGAEGANAGAGTATPSLSAQISQLESMSEREVEATVERVLTPGSSAAGPVDPYSLLPTDYEQGSTTASGRVLFVFQDTSDATGDDLPPAVVDAQLELQELSSERISAESFVFGAGIVDEESTQATGESFALISPVALLLILGVLGIAYRDVFDVALGLLGVVLVLAWMAGFMGWAGIGVTQILIAVPFLLIGLSIDYALHVVMRYREAMVDDPDASPQVAMRRGLAGVVVAIGAATFTTAVGFLSNAVSPLQSIQEFGIVSAVGIAAAFLVFGLLLPALKLELDGLLRRIGLSRQTRAFGRGGAAGRLLGVGADIAQRAPYVVIAVALVLSAAGGAAATDIDTSIDQTDFLPRDSPAWMDSLPDSFQPSDYQLRSNAEYINTNFAQARDRSRAEFLIEGPVTDPATLERLAAGRDDLRNTSSAVVLADGNLQVTGPLETIESVAATNETVANMVAESDTDGDGVPDENLTAIYDAVYAADPAAAEATIHREGGEYRSLRLSVGLSGAADTGTVTEEMRAVATTMEGETELTVTATGQPIIEELVQRGLVQTLVNGFLITFGVIVAFLTAIFWLRYRVLGLGAVVLAPVVLAQAWLFGTMYLAGIPFTSETAIIAAIGIGIGVDYAIHIGERFVEEYRGDSIAALRRTVRGTGGALLASAATTTAGFGVLMLALVPSLQRFGFVTSVAIGYAFLASVLVLPSLLAVWVRFSGYDGAEAASA
- a CDS encoding TrmB family transcriptional regulator, with amino-acid sequence MSTQDAVAALKRLGLPNYEARVFVALQQLGTGTAQEVSDVSDVPRSQVYGAADDLVERGLVEVIESSPKQYRPVSLAAAREQLTDRLERERERAFENLADLRTESSGREDDGSVSTLRGRQPIDDRIAELVGTADSSVVFVAPEGDSLSDRIETALRDRATQGVFVTVVTAEQSERERFADSPITVIVMDEDNPADFAGRALMVDEETVLLSVATDDEVVDEEAMWTAGSSIGRILAQFMQSGIESGRDRNP
- a CDS encoding J domain-containing protein; this encodes MGETYYDVLGVDPGATVDDIESAYRDRVLETHPDHSDAPDAAERFQRVTTARSVLTDGTERARYDRLGHEAYVDLAQGTTFGGNSSDADESEASTSSTGRANAETDATDSGTTDWTREQARQVRDDGTTEGSDRGRSHHARQRAERQHRRKKRRAAGEWPFDGERVTGTRSSSRTSAAAEPDGSTGNGADGFQYSVHDWDGDIDLEWDRTRIDRTTAITVAAVVLCYPLFVVASLSSLFSLAVNVVVAACTLVLIGYLLTMPRIAMAVFGAWSVLFPAAIVGFSLVEPISLAGVFALGFAWVPLGYAVALWWTLRP
- the menD gene encoding 2-succinyl-5-enolpyruvyl-6-hydroxy-3-cyclohexene-1-carboxylic-acid synthase — translated: MTAPNRATLWGRVLVDELANGGLEAVCIAPGSRSTPLTVAFAEHAEIDVYSHLDERSAAYFALGRARRTGEPTALVCTSGTAAANFHPAVMEADRARVPLLVLTADRPPELRDSGANQTVDQVKLYGDAVRWYAELPEPEPDERKIRSLRTTAARALSETTGVAPGPVHLNCPFRKPLEPIDVPGDVPDSFAETTAAQGRDGSFVETSGGTRTLDDGDLRTLLRTLEAADRPLLVAGPADPADLSRLEPAAVTELADRLGAPVLADPLSGLRFGSHIERKGTDGDESATGGTRSVYGGYDAYVTEIPKPDVVLRVGASPTSKPLRHWLRDADARQFLIDPAGAWREATFTATDLLAAEPGAVVDGLLEALADGDSGGDRGADPRAPSDDAWRARFDAAERRHWAIRDEAVAADALEEAPFEGAVLASVFANAPDPATVFVSNSMPIRDADRFGRPRRADLTVLANRGASGIDGIASTALGAGSATDDPLVLVTGDLAFYHDSNGLLAVGRCDVDATIVLLDNDGGGIFHKLPIEGFEPPFTDQFKTPHGLEFDDLAAFYDLEFESVTPADFDDAYRRSLERSGTQVLAVEFDSATSHRRREELDERVTEAVAKTFDDSSAADS
- a CDS encoding isochorismate synthase, with the translated sequence MDRSSGESRLAGGADSADRPAELVSRCRELEGAAVEALLEDDTETRVQWAAPDGLAIVGRGVAARIRADGPDRFDRIRTRASRLFDGIAHDGPPQARPRAFGGFSFHDGHEPDPPWTGFPAASFVVPRVQVSRTDNGTWLTTVGSGDEAADRLERWHELLTASTTEPNASGSTPGVRSTTRTTSREQWARQVETALERIADGQLTKVVLAQALSVDLEGSVDVPATLERLGRRYPNCYRFLVGHGDSGTFFGAPPERLVSKRGERVETEALAGSVARGDTPDEDEAYAERMRADAKLGHEHGLVVDAIREQLAPLARELTVSERTIRKLATIQHLQTPIEARLPGDRHVLEIVEALHPTPAVGGVPPDAAWKTIRETETFDRGWYAAPVGWFDAAGDGEFAVGIRSGVAADGAVTLFAGNGIVADSDPDEEWDEVQLKFRPILDELR
- a CDS encoding sulfite oxidase-like oxidoreductase → MDATDVTDLYREFGDERLPPGQRETTEFPVLSKSRTPEWDPDTWEFTVTGAVDDELTLSWDEFRDLPSVTQRQDFHCVTGWSKFDCEFTGVPFPELAERAGVHDDAVHVMFAALDDYTTDLPLEDCMREEVLFASGFDGEALPTDHGGPLRVVTPHKYAYKGAKWVDGVEFLTDSERGYWERRGYSRTANPWEEERYS